In Escherichia ruysiae, a genomic segment contains:
- the apbE gene encoding FAD:protein FMN transferase ApbE: MEISFTRVALLAAALFFVGCDQKTQPAKPHATEVTVLEGKTMGTFWRASIPGIDAKRSAELKEKIQTQLNADDQLLSTYKKDSALMRFNDSKSLSPWPVSEAMADIITTSLRIGAKTDGAMDITVGPLVNLWGFGPEQQPVQIPNQEQIDAMKAKTGLQHLTVINQSHQQYLQKDLPDLYVDLSTVGEGYAADHLARLMEQEGISRYLVSVGGALNSRGMNGEGQPWRVAIQKPTDKENAVQAVVDINGHGISTSGSYRNYYELDGKRLSHVIDPQTGRPIEHNLVSVTVIAPTALEADAWDTGLMVLGPEKAKEVVRREGLAVYMITKEGDSFKTWMSPQFKSFLISEKN; this comes from the coding sequence ATGGAAATAAGCTTTACCCGCGTGGCATTGCTGGCTGCCGCGCTCTTCTTTGTTGGTTGCGATCAAAAAACACAACCCGCCAAACCCCACGCTACTGAAGTTACCGTTCTTGAAGGCAAAACGATGGGAACCTTCTGGCGTGCCAGCATCCCTGGCATTGACGCCAAACGCAGTGCTGAACTTAAAGAGAAGATTCAGACCCAGCTGAACGCCGACGATCAGCTGCTTTCGACCTATAAAAAAGACTCCGCGCTGATGCGCTTTAACGATTCGAAAAGTTTGTCACCGTGGCCGGTAAGTGAAGCGATGGCCGATATCATCACCACCTCGCTGCGCATTGGCGCCAAAACCGATGGCGCGATGGATATTACTGTCGGGCCGCTGGTGAATCTGTGGGGCTTTGGCCCGGAACAACAGCCAGTACAAATCCCGAACCAGGAACAGATCGACGCGATGAAAGCCAAAACAGGTTTGCAGCACCTGACGGTCATTAATCAGTCGCATCAGCAATATCTGCAAAAAGATCTGCCGGATTTATATGTCGATCTCTCCACCGTCGGCGAAGGTTATGCGGCAGATCATCTGGCACGCTTAATGGAGCAGGAAGGTATTTCCCGCTATCTGGTGTCGGTGGGGGGCGCGCTGAACAGCCGTGGCATGAACGGCGAAGGGCAGCCGTGGCGGGTGGCGATCCAAAAACCGACCGATAAAGAGAACGCGGTTCAGGCCGTGGTGGATATCAACGGTCACGGGATTAGCACCTCCGGCAGCTATCGCAACTATTACGAACTGGACGGCAAACGCCTTTCCCATGTTATCGATCCGCAAACCGGGCGTCCCATTGAGCACAATCTGGTCTCCGTGACCGTGATTGCCCCGACGGCGCTGGAAGCCGACGCCTGGGATACAGGTTTGATGGTGCTCGGGCCGGAGAAAGCCAAAGAAGTCGTTCGTCGGGAAGGGCTGGCGGTCTATATGATCACCAAAGAGGGCGATAGCTTTAAAACCTGGATGTCGCCGCAGTTTAAAAGCTTCCTTATTAGCGAAAAAAATTAA
- the ompC gene encoding porin OmpC, whose translation MKVKVLSLLVPALLVAGAANAAEVYNKDGNKLDLYGKVDGLHYFSDNKSEDGDQTYVRLGFKGETQVTDQLTGYGQWEYQIQGNTSEDNKENSWTRVAFAGLKFQDVGSFDYGRNYGVVYDVTSWTDVLPEFGGDTYGSDNFMQQRGNGFATYRNTDFFGLVDGLNFAVQYQGKNGSVSGEGMTNNGRGALRQNGDGVGGSITYDYEGFGIGAAVSSSKRTDAQNTAAYIGNGDRAETYTGGLKYDANNIYLAAQYTQTYNATRVGSLGWANKAQNFEAVAQYQFDFGLRPSVAYLQSKGKNLGVVAGRNYDDEDILKYVDVGATYYFNKNMSTYVDYKINLLDDNQFTRAAGINTDDIVALGLVYQF comes from the coding sequence ATGAAAGTTAAAGTACTGTCCCTCCTGGTCCCAGCTCTGCTGGTAGCAGGCGCAGCAAACGCTGCTGAAGTTTACAACAAAGACGGCAACAAATTAGATCTGTACGGTAAAGTAGACGGCCTGCACTATTTCTCTGACAACAAGTCAGAAGACGGCGACCAGACCTATGTACGTCTTGGTTTCAAAGGCGAAACTCAGGTTACTGACCAGCTGACCGGTTACGGCCAGTGGGAATATCAGATCCAGGGCAATACCTCTGAAGACAACAAAGAAAACTCCTGGACCCGTGTGGCATTCGCTGGTCTGAAATTCCAGGACGTTGGTTCTTTCGACTACGGTCGTAACTACGGCGTTGTTTACGATGTAACTTCCTGGACCGACGTTCTGCCAGAATTCGGTGGCGACACTTACGGTTCTGACAACTTCATGCAGCAGCGTGGTAACGGCTTCGCGACCTACCGTAACACCGACTTCTTCGGTCTGGTTGACGGTCTGAACTTTGCTGTTCAGTACCAGGGTAAAAACGGCAGCGTAAGCGGCGAAGGCATGACCAACAACGGTCGTGGTGCTCTGCGTCAGAACGGCGACGGCGTTGGCGGTTCTATCACTTATGATTACGAAGGCTTCGGTATCGGTGCTGCAGTTTCCAGCTCCAAACGTACTGATGCTCAGAACACCGCTGCTTACATCGGTAACGGCGACCGTGCTGAAACCTACACCGGTGGTCTGAAATACGACGCTAACAACATCTACCTGGCTGCTCAGTACACCCAGACCTACAACGCAACTCGCGTAGGTTCCCTGGGTTGGGCGAACAAAGCACAGAACTTCGAAGCTGTTGCTCAGTACCAGTTCGACTTCGGTCTGCGTCCGTCTGTAGCATACCTGCAGTCTAAAGGTAAAAACCTGGGTGTCGTTGCTGGTCGTAACTACGACGACGAAGATATCCTGAAATATGTTGATGTTGGTGCTACCTACTACTTCAACAAAAACATGTCCACCTACGTTGACTACAAAATCAACCTGCTGGACGACAACCAGTTCACCCGCGCTGCTGGCATCAACACTGATGACATCGTAGCTCTGGGTCTGGTTTACCAGTTCTAA
- the rcsD gene encoding phosphotransferase RcsD yields the protein MRQKETTATTRFSLLPGSITRFFLLLIIVLLVMMGVMVQSAVNAWLKDKSYQIVDITHAIQKRVDTWRYVTWQIYDNIAATTSPSTSESLQETRLKQDVYYLEKPRRKTEALIFGSHDNSTLEMTQRMSTYLDTLWGAENVPWSMYYLNGQDNSLILISTLPLKDLTSGFKESTVSDIVDSRRAEMLQQANALDERESFSNLRRLAWQNGHYFTLRTTFNQPGHLATVVAFDLPINDLIPPGMPLDSFRLEPEAGTADNNNNEKEATDSVSINFNSSKIEISSALNSTDMRLVWQVPYGTLLLDTLQNILLPLLLNIGLLALALFGYTTFRHFSGRSTESVPSTAVNNELRILRAINEEIVSLLPLGLLVHDQESNRTVISNKIADHLLPHLNLQNITTMAEQHQGIIQATVNNELYEIRMFRSQIAPRTQIFIIRDQDREVLVNKKLKQAQRLYEKNQQGRMAFMQNIGDALKEPARSLAESAAKLNSPESKQLANQADVLVRLVDEIQLANILADDSWKSETELFSVQDLIDEVVPAVLPAMKRKGLQLLINNHLKAHDMRRGDRDALRRILLLLMQYAVTSTQLGKITLEVDQDESSDERLTFRILDTGDGVSIHEMDNLHFPFINQTQSDRYGKANPLAFWLSDQLARKLGGHLNIKTRDGLGTRYSVHIKMLPATPDVEEEEERLLDDVTVMVDVTSTEIRNIVTRQLENWGATCITPDERLISQDYDIFLTDNPSNLTASGLLLSDDESGVREIGPGQLCVNFNMSNAMQEAVLQLIEVQLAQEEVTESPMGGDENAQLHASGYYALFVDTVPDDVKRLYTEAATSDFAALAQTAHRLKGVFAMLNLVPGKQLCETLEHLIREKDVPGTEKYISDIDSYVKSLL from the coding sequence ATGCGTCAGAAAGAGACAACGGCCACGACCCGCTTTTCACTCCTACCGGGGAGCATTACCCGCTTCTTTTTACTGTTGATCATTGTGTTGCTGGTGATGATGGGTGTAATGGTACAAAGCGCAGTCAACGCCTGGCTGAAAGATAAAAGCTACCAGATTGTCGACATTACTCATGCTATACAAAAGCGCGTCGATACCTGGCGTTACGTGACCTGGCAGATCTACGACAACATCGCTGCAACGACTTCACCTTCCACCAGTGAAAGTTTGCAAGAGACGCGTCTGAAACAGGATGTCTACTATCTGGAAAAACCGCGTCGCAAAACAGAAGCCCTGATCTTTGGTTCTCACGACAACTCAACGCTTGAGATGACCCAACGAATGTCTACTTATCTGGACACATTATGGGGCGCAGAAAATGTACCGTGGTCGATGTATTATCTGAACGGTCAGGATAACAGCCTGATTCTTATCTCGACCTTGCCGTTAAAAGATCTCACCTCCGGATTTAAAGAATCGACTGTCAGTGACATTGTTGATTCTCGTCGCGCGGAGATGCTGCAGCAGGCTAATGCCCTGGATGAACGTGAAAGTTTTTCTAACCTGCGCCGTCTTGCCTGGCAGAACGGTCATTATTTTACCTTGCGTACAACCTTTAACCAGCCGGGACATCTGGCAACAGTGGTTGCATTTGATCTGCCTATTAATGATTTAATCCCGCCAGGGATGCCGCTGGATAGCTTCCGTCTTGAACCAGAAGCAGGTACTGCGGATAACAATAATAATGAGAAAGAAGCAACGGATAGCGTCAGCATTAACTTTAATAGTTCGAAGATTGAAATCTCTTCGGCGCTCAACTCCACCGATATGCGGCTGGTCTGGCAGGTTCCTTACGGCACTTTGCTGCTGGATACATTGCAAAATATTCTGCTGCCACTGCTGCTGAATATCGGTTTGCTGGCACTGGCGCTTTTTGGTTACACCACCTTTCGCCATTTCTCCGGGCGCAGCACAGAAAGCGTTCCCAGCACCGCAGTGAATAACGAACTGCGTATTTTGCGAGCAATAAATGAAGAGATTGTGTCACTGCTGCCACTCGGTCTGCTGGTTCACGATCAGGAATCGAATCGCACAGTTATCAGCAATAAGATTGCCGACCATCTGCTGCCGCATTTGAATCTGCAAAACATCACCACCATGGCAGAACAGCATCAGGGGATTATTCAGGCGACCGTCAATAACGAGCTGTATGAAATTCGCATGTTCCGCAGCCAGATAGCGCCGCGTACGCAAATCTTCATCATTCGCGATCAGGATCGCGAGGTGCTGGTGAACAAGAAACTCAAGCAGGCGCAGCGCCTGTATGAGAAAAACCAGCAGGGCCGGATGGCCTTTATGCAAAACATTGGCGATGCGCTGAAAGAACCCGCACGGTCACTGGCGGAGAGTGCGGCTAAACTCAACTCCCCGGAAAGCAAACAACTGGCAAATCAGGCTGATGTGCTGGTGCGCCTGGTCGATGAAATTCAGCTAGCGAATATTCTTGCGGACGATAGCTGGAAGAGCGAGACCGAGCTTTTCTCCGTACAGGATTTAATCGATGAAGTAGTGCCCGCAGTGCTACCAGCAATGAAACGCAAAGGCCTGCAACTGCTGATTAACAATCATCTGAAAGCACACGATATGCGCCGTGGCGATCGCGATGCTTTACGCCGTATTTTGCTGCTGTTGATGCAATATGCCGTCACCTCAACGCAACTGGGGAAAATTACCCTTGAGGTTGATCAGGATGAATCCTCTGACGAACGTCTGACTTTCCGCATTCTTGACACCGGAGATGGTGTAAGTATTCATGAAATGGATAATTTGCACTTCCCGTTCATCAACCAGACCCAAAGCGATCGCTATGGCAAGGCGAACCCGCTGGCATTCTGGTTAAGTGATCAACTAGCGCGAAAACTGGGCGGTCATTTAAATATTAAAACGCGGGACGGGCTTGGCACACGATACTCCGTGCATATAAAAATGCTCCCTGCTACCCCGGACGTTGAAGAGGAAGAAGAACGTTTACTGGATGATGTCACCGTGATGGTGGATGTAACTTCCACAGAAATTCGGAATATTGTCACTCGCCAGTTAGAAAATTGGGGTGCAACCTGTATCACACCCGATGAAAGATTAATTAGTCAGGATTATGATATCTTTTTAACGGATAATCCGTCTAATCTTACTGCCTCTGGCTTGCTTTTAAGCGATGATGAGTCTGGCGTACGGGAAATTGGGCCTGGTCAATTGTGCGTCAACTTCAATATGAGCAATGCTATGCAGGAAGCGGTCTTACAATTAATTGAAGTGCAACTGGCGCAGGAAGAGGTGACAGAATCGCCTATGGGTGGAGATGAAAATGCACAACTCCATGCCAGCGGCTATTATGCGCTCTTTGTAGACACAGTACCGGATGATGTTAAGAGGCTGTATACTGAAGCAGCAACCAGTGACTTTGCTGCATTAGCCCAAACGGCTCATCGTCTTAAAGGCGTGTTTGCCATGCTAAATCTGGTACCCGGCAAGCAGTTATGTGAAACGCTGGAACATCTTATTCGCGAGAAGGATGTCCCAGGAACAGAAAAATACATCAGCGACATTGACAGCTATGTCAAGAGCTTGCTGTAG
- the rcsB gene encoding response regulator transcription factor RcsB produces the protein MNNMNVIIADDHPIVLFGIRKSLEQIEWVNVVGEFEDSTALINNLPKLDAHVLITDLSMPGDKYGDGITLIKYIKRHFPSLSIIVLTMNNNPAILSAVLDLDIEGIVLKQGAPTDLPKALAALQKGKKFTPESVSRLLEKISASGYGDKRLSPKESEVLRLFAEGFLVTEIAKKLNRSIKTISSQKKSAMMKLGVENDIALLNYLSSVTLSPADKE, from the coding sequence ATGAACAATATGAACGTAATTATTGCCGATGACCATCCGATAGTACTGTTCGGTATTCGCAAATCACTTGAGCAAATTGAGTGGGTGAATGTTGTCGGCGAATTTGAAGATTCCACAGCACTGATCAACAACCTGCCGAAACTGGATGCGCACGTGTTGATTACCGATCTCTCCATGCCTGGAGATAAATACGGTGACGGGATCACCTTGATCAAATACATCAAGCGTCATTTCCCTAGCCTGTCGATCATTGTTCTGACCATGAACAACAACCCGGCAATTCTTAGCGCGGTACTGGATCTGGATATCGAAGGAATCGTCCTGAAGCAAGGCGCGCCTACAGATCTGCCGAAAGCCCTCGCCGCGCTGCAAAAAGGCAAGAAATTTACCCCGGAAAGCGTATCTCGTCTGCTGGAGAAAATCAGCGCCAGTGGTTACGGTGACAAGCGTCTCTCACCTAAAGAGAGTGAAGTACTGCGCCTGTTTGCAGAAGGTTTTCTGGTTACCGAGATTGCTAAAAAGCTCAACCGTAGCATCAAAACCATCAGCAGCCAGAAGAAATCCGCGATGATGAAGTTGGGTGTCGAGAACGATATCGCCCTGCTGAACTATCTCTCTTCTGTGACCTTAAGCCCGGCAGATAAAGAGTAA
- the rcsC gene encoding two-component system sensor histidine kinase RcsC has protein sequence MKYLASFRTTLKVSRYMFRALALLLWLLIAFSSVFYIVNALHQRESEIRQEFNLSSDQAQRFIQRTSDVIKELKYIAENRLSVENGVLSPRGRETQADVPVFEPLFADSDCSAMSNTWRGSLESLAWFMRYWRDNFSAAYDLNRVFLIGSDNLCMANFGLRDMPVERDTALKALHERINKYRNAPQDDSGSNLYWISEGPRPGVGYFYALTPVYLANRLQALLGVEQTIRMENFFLPGTLPMGVTILDENGHTLISLTGPESKIEAEPRWMQERSWFGYTPGFHELVLKKNLPPSSLSIVYSVPVDQVLERIRMLILNAILLNVIAGAALFTLARMYERRIFIPAESDAQRLEEHEQFNRKIVASAPVGICILRTADGVNILSNELAHTYLNMLTHEDRQRLTQIICGQQVNFVDVLTSNNTNLQISFVHSRYRNENVAICVLVDVSSRVKMEESLQEMAQAAEQASQSKSMFLATVSHELRTPLYGIIGNLDLLQTKELPKGVDRLVTAMNNSSSLLLKIISDILDFSKIESEQLKIEPREFSPREVMNHITANYLPLVVRKQLGLYCFIEPDVPVALNGDPMRLQQVISNLLSNAIKFTDTGCIVLHVRADGDYLSIRVRDTGVGIPAKEVVRLFDPFFQVGTGVQRNFQGTGLGLAICEKLISMMDGDISVESEPGMGSQFTVRIPLYGAQYPHKKGVEGLTGKRCWLAVRNASLCQFIETSLQRSGVIVTTYEGQEPSPEDVLITDEALSEKWQGRAVVTFCRRHIGIPLEKAPGEWVHSVASSHELPVLLARIYRIEIENDDPANVLPLMDKDSTSNDDMMILVVDDHPINRRLLADQLGSLGYQCKTANDGVDALNVLSKNHIDIVLSDVNMPNMDGYRLTQRIRQLGLTLPVIGVTANALAEEKQRCLESGMDSCLSKPVTLDVIKQTLTMYAERVRKARKS, from the coding sequence TTGAAATACCTTGCTTCTTTTCGCACAACCCTGAAAGTCTCGCGCTATATGTTCAGAGCATTGGCGTTATTGCTCTGGTTGCTGATTGCTTTTTCATCAGTGTTTTACATCGTCAATGCCCTGCATCAGCGAGAATCTGAGATTCGTCAGGAATTTAACCTGAGTTCCGATCAGGCTCAGCGGTTTATTCAGCGCACTTCTGACGTGATAAAAGAGCTGAAGTACATTGCTGAAAATCGCTTATCTGTAGAAAATGGCGTGCTTTCCCCGCGTGGGCGAGAAACGCAAGCGGATGTGCCGGTGTTCGAACCGTTGTTTGCTGATTCCGATTGTTCCGCGATGAGTAACACCTGGCGTGGCTCTCTGGAGTCACTGGCGTGGTTTATGCGTTACTGGCGCGATAACTTTTCTGCGGCTTACGATCTCAACCGCGTATTTTTGATCGGCAGCGATAACCTCTGCATGGCAAACTTTGGCCTGCGTGATATGCCGGTTGAACGCGACACCGCCCTGAAAGCTCTGCATGAGCGCATCAATAAGTATCGTAATGCTCCGCAGGATGACAGCGGCAGCAACCTTTATTGGATCAGCGAAGGCCCGCGTCCTGGCGTTGGATATTTTTACGCGCTGACGCCGGTGTATCTGGCGAACCGTTTGCAGGCCTTGCTGGGCGTTGAACAAACCATTCGGATGGAGAACTTCTTCTTACCAGGTACATTACCGATGGGGGTTACTATCCTTGATGAGAATGGTCATACCCTGATTTCGTTGACCGGACCAGAAAGCAAAATCGAGGCTGAACCGCGTTGGATGCAGGAACGTTCCTGGTTTGGTTATACACCAGGCTTCCATGAGCTGGTGCTGAAGAAAAATCTGCCGCCATCATCGTTAAGTATTGTTTACTCGGTGCCCGTAGATCAGGTGCTGGAACGCATTCGTATGCTGATACTTAACGCTATTTTGCTGAATGTGATTGCTGGTGCGGCGCTGTTCACCCTCGCGCGGATGTACGAGCGGCGTATTTTCATTCCGGCAGAAAGTGACGCCCAGCGTCTGGAAGAACACGAGCAGTTTAATCGCAAGATTGTCGCCTCCGCACCGGTGGGGATCTGTATTTTGCGCACCGCTGATGGCGTCAATATTTTGAGTAACGAACTGGCGCATACCTATCTCAACATGCTTACGCATGAGGATCGCCAGCGGCTGACGCAAATTATCTGCGGGCAGCAGGTCAATTTTGTCGATGTCCTGACCAGCAACAATACTAATCTGCAAATCAGCTTTGTTCATTCCCGCTATCGTAATGAAAACGTGGCGATTTGCGTACTGGTCGATGTTTCTTCGCGCGTGAAGATGGAAGAGTCGTTGCAAGAGATGGCGCAGGCAGCAGAACAGGCGAGTCAGTCGAAATCGATGTTCCTTGCTACCGTCAGCCACGAGTTGCGAACGCCGCTGTATGGCATTATCGGTAACCTGGATCTGTTGCAAACCAAAGAGTTGCCGAAAGGCGTTGACCGTCTGGTGACGGCAATGAATAACTCTTCCAGCCTGCTGTTGAAAATTATCAGCGACATTCTCGATTTCTCGAAGATTGAATCGGAACAGTTAAAGATAGAGCCACGTGAGTTTTCACCGCGTGAAGTGATGAACCATATCACCGCCAACTATTTGCCGCTGGTGGTGCGAAAGCAGCTTGGTTTGTACTGCTTTATTGAACCGGATGTGCCGGTAGCTTTAAACGGCGATCCGATGCGTTTACAGCAGGTTATCTCCAATCTGTTGAGTAACGCCATTAAATTTACCGATACCGGCTGCATTGTTCTGCATGTCCGTGCTGATGGTGATTATCTTTCTATTCGTGTTCGCGATACTGGCGTGGGTATTCCGGCGAAAGAAGTGGTGCGGCTTTTTGATCCCTTCTTCCAGGTAGGGACGGGCGTACAGCGTAACTTCCAGGGAACCGGTCTGGGGCTGGCGATTTGTGAAAAATTGATCAGCATGATGGACGGTGACATCTCGGTGGAGTCTGAACCAGGCATGGGAAGCCAGTTTACGGTGCGTATTCCGCTGTATGGTGCGCAATATCCACATAAAAAAGGTGTCGAAGGATTAACGGGTAAACGCTGCTGGTTGGCGGTACGTAATGCGTCACTATGCCAGTTTATCGAAACCAGTTTGCAGCGCAGTGGTGTAATCGTTACAACATACGAAGGTCAGGAACCTTCACCAGAGGATGTGTTGATTACGGATGAGGCGCTGAGCGAAAAATGGCAGGGTAGAGCGGTGGTGACGTTCTGCCGTCGGCATATTGGTATTCCGCTGGAGAAAGCGCCCGGTGAGTGGGTGCATAGCGTCGCCTCGTCGCATGAACTGCCTGTGCTACTGGCGCGTATCTATCGGATAGAAATTGAAAATGATGATCCTGCCAACGTTCTGCCATTGATGGACAAAGATTCCACCAGCAATGACGACATGATGATTCTGGTGGTTGACGATCATCCGATTAACCGTCGCTTACTAGCCGATCAGCTCGGATCGTTGGGTTACCAGTGTAAAACGGCAAATGATGGCGTCGATGCGCTTAATGTACTAAGCAAGAATCATATCGATATCGTGCTTAGCGACGTCAACATGCCGAATATGGACGGTTACCGGTTAACGCAACGTATTCGTCAGTTAGGGCTAACGTTGCCGGTAATCGGGGTGACTGCCAATGCGTTGGCTGAAGAGAAGCAGCGGTGTCTGGAGTCCGGTATGGATAGCTGTCTGTCGAAGCCCGTGACGCTGGATGTCATAAAACAGACGCTGACGATGTATGCCGAGAGGGTCAGGAAAGCGCGGAAATCGTAG
- the atoS gene encoding two-component system sensor histidine kinase AtoS, which produces MHYMKWIYPRRLRNQMILMAILMVIVPTLTIGYIVETEGRSAVLSEKEKKLSAVVNLLNQALGNRYDLYIDLPREERIRALNAELAPITENITHAFPGIGAGYYNKTLDAIITYAPSALYQNNVGVTIAADHPGREVMRTNTPLVYSGRQVRGDILNSMIPIERNGEILGYIWANELTEDIRRQAWKMDVRIIIVLTAGLLISLLLIVLFSRRLSANIDIITDGLSTLAQNIPTRLPQLPGEMGQISQSVNNLAQALRETRTLNDLIIENAADGVIAIDRQGDVTTMNPAAEVITGYQRHELVGQPYSMLFDNTQFYSPVLDTLEHGTEHVALEISFPGRDRTIEISVTTSRIHNTHGEMIGALVIFSDLTARKETQRRMAQAERLATLGELMAGVAHEVRNPLTAIRGYVQILRQQTTDQIHQEYLSVVLKEIDSINKVIQQLLDFSRPRHSQWQQVSLNALVEETLVLVQTAGVQARVDFISELDNELSPISADRELLKQVLLNILINAVQAISARGKIRIRTWQYSDSQQAISIEDNGCGIDLSLQKKIFDPFFTTKASGTGLGLALSQRIINAHQGDIRVTSLPGYGATFTLILPINPQGNQTV; this is translated from the coding sequence ATGCATTATATGAAGTGGATTTATCCACGCCGCTTACGCAATCAAATGATCCTGATGGCAATCCTGATGGTCATTGTCCCAACGCTTACTATTGGTTATATCGTAGAAACGGAAGGACGTTCAGCAGTCTTATCTGAAAAAGAGAAAAAACTTTCTGCCGTGGTCAACCTGCTTAATCAGGCGCTAGGCAATCGCTACGATCTCTACATCGACTTACCGCGTGAGGAGCGTATCCGCGCATTAAATGCAGAACTTGCCCCCATTACCGAAAATATCACTCACGCCTTCCCTGGCATCGGCGCTGGTTATTACAACAAAACGCTGGATGCGATAATCACCTACGCGCCTTCAGCGCTATATCAGAATAATGTGGGCGTTACCATTGCCGCAGATCACCCTGGTCGCGAAGTCATGCGTACAAATACCCCTTTGGTTTATTCAGGCAGGCAGGTGCGCGGCGATATTTTGAATTCAATGATCCCCATTGAGCGTAATGGTGAAATCCTCGGCTATATCTGGGCCAATGAATTAACCGAAGATATTCGCCGCCAGGCCTGGAAAATGGATGTGAGGATTATCATTGTGCTCACCGCCGGTTTGCTGATAAGCCTGCTGTTGATTGTGCTTTTCTCCCGTCGCCTGAGCGCCAATATAGATATCATCACCGATGGCCTCTCGACTCTGGCGCAAAATATTCCCACTCGATTACCACAATTGCCCGGTGAAATGGGGCAAATCAGTCAGAGTGTTAACAACCTCGCCCAGGCACTGCGTGAAACGCGGACACTTAACGATCTGATTATTGAAAACGCTGCCGATGGCGTCATTGCCATCGACCGCCAGGGTGATGTAACCACCATGAACCCAGCAGCAGAAGTCATCACTGGCTATCAACGTCATGAACTGGTAGGGCAGCCTTACTCCATGTTGTTCGACAATACTCAGTTCTACAGTCCAGTTCTGGATACGCTGGAACATGGCACCGAACACGTGGCGCTGGAGATCAGTTTTCCAGGCCGTGACCGCACCATTGAAATCAGTGTCACTACCAGTCGTATTCATAACACGCATGGTGAAATGATAGGTGCTTTGGTGATTTTCTCTGATTTAACTGCCCGCAAAGAAACCCAACGCCGCATGGCGCAAGCTGAACGCCTCGCCACACTGGGTGAGCTGATGGCTGGCGTGGCGCATGAAGTCCGTAATCCGCTGACGGCTATTCGTGGTTATGTACAGATCTTGCGCCAACAAACCACTGACCAAATACATCAGGAATATCTTTCTGTAGTACTCAAAGAAATCGACTCAATTAACAAAGTCATTCAGCAATTGCTCGATTTTTCACGCCCACGCCACAGTCAATGGCAACAAGTCAGCCTCAATGCATTGGTTGAAGAAACTCTGGTACTGGTGCAAACCGCCGGCGTACAAGCGCGAGTCGACTTCATAAGCGAACTGGACAATGAATTAAGCCCGATTAGTGCCGATCGCGAACTGCTCAAACAGGTACTCCTGAATATCCTGATCAATGCCGTCCAGGCTATCAGTGCACGAGGGAAAATTCGCATTCGAACCTGGCAGTACAGCGACTCACAACAGGCTATTTCGATAGAAGACAACGGCTGTGGCATTGATCTCTCGCTGCAAAAAAAGATCTTCGATCCCTTTTTCACCACCAAAGCCTCAGGAACCGGGCTTGGTCTGGCGTTAAGTCAACGCATCATTAATGCCCATCAGGGGGATATTCGCGTCACCAGTTTGCCGGGCTACGGCGCAACCTTCACCCTTATTTTACCGATCAACCCGCAGGGAAATCAGACTGTATGA